A section of the Bos indicus isolate NIAB-ARS_2022 breed Sahiwal x Tharparkar chromosome 26, NIAB-ARS_B.indTharparkar_mat_pri_1.0, whole genome shotgun sequence genome encodes:
- the EDRF1 gene encoding erythroid differentiation-related factor 1 isoform X2: MADSKEAGAEAPPAGAAARGGLSLLSQGESEEPSAQGSALFLGGNEVKSRAVVKYSSAPPRTAFARLEEKTDLKLPPANWLRESAKLGPAGTTILGNSRKSKPFSSFGMAYDFIDSVGNDVDVVSDSENIKKLLKIPYSKSHVSMAVHRIGRTLLLDELDIQELFMRSSQTGDWTWLKEFYQRLIDQKWQRKKKSKEHWYQKAILSKFLYYSINGDGAAQPVPSATEQQESSSSDQTNDSDGASWPAPFEMPSSVSEDPSASSQGSEPLEPSYIVGHVASAPKEQNLTPLFNDGENSQGLKNDFVRNILWTFEDIHMLVGSNMPIFGGGRYPAVSLRLRDNNKPINVLTGIDYWLDNLICNVPELVMCFHVNGIVQKYEMIKTEEIPNLENSNFSTKVIKDIAQNILSFLKSNCTKEGHTYWLFKASGSDIVKLYDLTTLCEETEDKYQNPFTMPVAILLYKVACNMMMKKNQNKKHYGTVRTLLLNCVKLLDKSRHPQIIASANYMLSELFQLDEPKKEESSESPLNENSDESYSEEEEEMPDSDENGSYSTSSDPSDDNKAVAIIKSVGELSVPEKYKSIHQIRPSCAFPVCHDTEERCRLVLSYVLEGLKSVDSSIKKESDLPAADPNTPIPLKYEDESTRGGPEGLEKQMALFLDKMGSLQKGNYSSQSGMIPGSWQHKMKLQLILKSSKAYYVLSDAAMSLQKYGRALRYIKLALQSHDTYCCLCTNMLSEVLLFLSQYLTLCGDIQLMLAQNASNRAAHLEEFNYQTKEDQEILHSLHRESSCQGFAWATDLSTDLESQLSVSCKCYEAANEILQFSDLKSQNPEHYVQVLKRMGNIRNEIGVFYMNQAAALQSERLVSKTVSTAEQQLWKKSFSCFEKGIHNFESIDDATNAALLLCNTGRLMRICAQAHCGAGDEFKREFSPEEGLYYNKAVDYYLKALRSLGTRDIHPAVWDSVNWELSTTYFTMATLQQDYAPLSRKAQEQIEKEVSEAMMKSLKYCDVDSVSARQPLCQYRAATIHHRLASMYHSCLRNQVGDEQLRKQHRVLADLHYSKAGKLFQLLKDAPCELLRVQLERVAFAEFQMTSQNSNVGKLKTLSGALDIMVRTKHAFQLIRKELVEEFEQPKSEETPPAADSSPSLNREEVTKLLSIFESRLSFLLLQSIKLLSSTKKKTSILDEDIVLKTNKQVYSQLLRATANKNASLLERVDLLIHLLDQLARGGGSSAVVQ, translated from the exons TTTTGGGATGGCATACGACTTTATTGATTCAGTGGGAAACGATGTGGATGTTGTCTCTGACTCTGAA aacaTAAAAAAGCTTCTGAAGATTCCCTACAGCAAATCACACGTGAGCATGGCTGTGCACCGCATAGGAAGGACTCTCTTGTTAGACGAGTTAGATATCCAGGAACTCTTTATGAGATCATCTCAG ACTGGTGATTGGACATGGTTAAAAGAGTTTTATCAAAGACTTATTGAtcagaaatggcagaggaagaaaaaaagcaaagaacactGGTATCAGAAGGCTATTCTTTCGAAGTTTTTGTATTACAG TATCAATGGTGATGGAGCTGCTCAGCCTGTCCCGTCTGCCACAGAACAGCAGGAGTCGTCCAGCTCTGATCAGACCAATGATTCAGATGGGGCTTCATGGCCTGCCCCCTTTGAAATGCCTTCTTCAGTCTCTGAAGATCCCAGTGCTTCCAGTCAG GGAAGTGAGCCTCTTGAACCCTCATACATAGTGGGGCATGTGGCCTCAGCGCCTAAAGAACAAAACCTGACTCCTTTATTCAATGACGGGGAGAACAGTCAG ggtcttaaaaatgattttgttcGGAATATTTTGTGGACGTTTGAAGACATACACATGTTAGTTGGCTCCAACATGCCTATCTTTGGAGGCGGCCGATATCCAGCAGTCAGCTTACGTCTCAG GGATAACAACAAACCAATTAATGTGCTTACTGGAATTGACTATTGGTTGGACAACCTGATATGCAACGTGCCAGAGCTTGTCATGtgttttcatgtaaatggaattgtaCAG aaGTATGAAATGATAAAGACAGAAGAAattcccaatttggaaaactctaatTTTTCTACTAAAGTCATAAAAGACATTgcacaaaatattttatcatttttaaaatctaattgtaCCAAGGAAGGACATACCTATTGGCTATTTAAAG cAAGTGGCAGTGATATAGTGAAGCTCTACGATCTCACTACTCTTtgtgaagaaactgaagacaaataCCAAAATCCATTCACAATGCCAGTGGCTATTCTTTTATATAA GGTTGCTTGCAACATGATGATGAAGAAGAATCAAAATAAGAAACACTACGGGACAGTTCGAACCCTGCTTCTGAATTGTGTTAAATTGCTGGACAAAAGCAGACATCCTCAA atTATTGCTTCAGCCAATTACATGCTTTCAGAACTTTTTCAATTGGATGAacctaaaaaagaagaaagttcagAATCTCCATTAAATGAGAATTCTGATGAAAGTTAcagtgaagaggaggaggagatgccAGACAGCGATGAAAACGGGTCATACAGCACTAGCTCTGACCCATCGGACGATAACAAAGCAGTAGCTATAATTAAGTCTGTTGGAGAGCTGTCCgttccagaaaaatacaaatccatTCATCAAATCAGG CCCAGTTGTGCGTTTCCGGTTTGTCATGACACAGAAGAGCGCTGTAGGCTTGTGCTGAGCTACGTTCTGGAG ggtttaaAGTCTGTGGACAGCAGcatcaaaaaagaaagtgatCTCCCTGCCGCTGACCCCAACACCCCAATCCCATTAAAATATGAGGATGAATCCACAAGAGGGGGTCCTGAGGGTCTAGAGAAGCAGATGGCCTTGTTTTTGGACAAAA TGGGCTCCCTTCAGAAGGGTAATTATTCCAGTCAATCTGGAATGATCCCTGGTTCTTGGCAACATAAAATGAAGCTGCAGCTGATTCTCAAGTCATCAAAGGCCTATTACGTCTTGTCTGATGCAGCCATGAGTCTTCAGAAATACGGAAGAGCATTACGATACATTAAATTAGCTTTGCAGAGCCATG ATACTTACTGCTGCCTCTGCACCAATATGCTTTCTGAAGTGCTGCTGTTTCTTTCTCAGTATTTGACGCTCTGCGGTGATATCCAGCTAATGCTGGCCCAGAACGCAAGCAACAGGGCGGCACACCTTGAGGAGTTCAATTACCAAACGAAGGAGGACCAGGAGATCCTGCACAGCCTCCACAGGGAGTCCAGCTGCCAGG gattTGCATGGGCCACTGATTTGTCTACAGACTTAGAAAGTCAACTTTCAGTTAGTTGTAAATGTTATGAGGCCGCTAATGAAATCTTGCAGTTTAGTGACTTAAAAagtcaaaatccagaacactaTGTACAAGTACTGAAGAGAATGGGTAACATTAGAAATGAAATCGGTGTCTTTTACATGAATCAGGCTGCTGCGTTGCAGAGTGAGAGACTAG tgagcAAAACTGTGTCCACTGCAGAGCAACAGTTGTGGAAAAAAAGCTTTTCTTGTTTTGAAAAGGGAATTCACAACTTTGAGTCAATCGACGACGCCACAAATGCGGCCCTTTTATTATGTAACACGGGGCGACTCATGCGGATTTGTGCACAGGCGCACTGTGGCGCAGGTGATGAATTTAAACGCGAATTTTCACCGGAAGAAGGCTTGTATTACAATAAG GCTGTTGATTACTACCTGAAAGCTCTAAGGTCCTTGGGAACACGGGACATACACCCAGCCGTCTGGGACTCAGTGAATTGGGAACTGTCCACTACTTATTTTACGATGGCAACTCTACAGCAAGATTATGCTCCATTATCTAGAAAAGCTCAAGAGCAG attgAAAAAGAAGTCAGCGAGGCGATGATGAAGTCCCTGAAATACTGCGACGTGGACTCGGTGTCTGCCCGACAGCCCCTCTGTCAGTACCGAGCTGCAACCATCCATCACAGGTTGGCGTCCATGTACCACAGCTGCCTGCGGAACCAG GTTGGTGATGAGCAGCTTAGGAAGCAGCACCGGGTGCTGGCAGACCTTCATTACAGCAAAGCTGGAAAGCTTTTTCAGCTTCTGAAAGACGCTCCGTGTGAACTCCTTAGAGTACAGTTAGAAAGAGTAGCCTTTGCAGAATTTCAGATGACCA GTCAGAATAGCAATGTTGGGAAATTAAAAACGCTATCTGGGGCCCTTGATATAATGGTGAGAACTAAGCATGCGTTCCAGCTTATCAGAAAGGAGCTTGTGGAGGAATTTGAACag CCTAAGAGTGAAGAGACCCCTCCAGCCGCTGATTCTTCACCTAGTCTTAATCGAGAAGAAGTGACAAAACTGCTCAGTATATTTGAATCTCGCTTGTCATTCCTTCTCCTTCAGTCCATCAAGCTGCTATCTTCAACTAAGAAGAAAACAAG TATCCTTGATGAAGACATAGTCCTTAAAACCAACAAGCAGGTTTACTCCCAGCTCCTGAGAGCCACTGCGAACAAAAACGCCTCTCTCTTGGAAAGAGTCGACCTCCTCATCCATCTGCTGGACCAGCTGGCTCGCGGCGGAGGCAGCAGCGCCGTCGTCCAGTGA
- the EDRF1 gene encoding erythroid differentiation-related factor 1 isoform X1 — protein MADSKEAGAEAPPAGAAARGGLSLLSQGESEEPSAQGSALFLGGNEVKSRAVVKYSSAPPRTAFARLEEKTDLKLPPANWLRESAKLGPAGTTILGNSRKSKPFSSFGMAYDFIDSVGNDVDVVSDSENIKKLLKIPYSKSHVSMAVHRIGRTLLLDELDIQELFMRSSQTGDWTWLKEFYQRLIDQKWQRKKKSKEHWYQKAILSKFLYYSINGDGAAQPVPSATEQQESSSSDQTNDSDGASWPAPFEMPSSVSEDPSASSQGSEPLEPSYIVGHVASAPKEQNLTPLFNDGENSQGLKNDFVRNILWTFEDIHMLVGSNMPIFGGGRYPAVSLRLRDNNKPINVLTGIDYWLDNLICNVPELVMCFHVNGIVQKYEMIKTEEIPNLENSNFSTKVIKDIAQNILSFLKSNCTKEGHTYWLFKASGSDIVKLYDLTTLCEETEDKYQNPFTMPVAILLYKVACNMMMKKNQNKKHYGTVRTLLLNCVKLLDKSRHPQIIASANYMLSELFQLDEPKKEESSESPLNENSDESYSEEEEEMPDSDENGSYSTSSDPSDDNKAVAIIKSVGELSVPEKYKSIHQIRPSCAFPVCHDTEERCRLVLSYVLEGLKSVDSSIKKESDLPAADPNTPIPLKYEDESTRGGPEGLEKQMALFLDKMGSLQKGNYSSQSGMIPGSWQHKMKLQLILKSSKAYYVLSDAAMSLQKYGRALRYIKLALQSHDTYCCLCTNMLSEVLLFLSQYLTLCGDIQLMLAQNASNRAAHLEEFNYQTKEDQEILHSLHRESSCQGFAWATDLSTDLESQLSVSCKCYEAANEILQFSDLKSQNPEHYVQVLKRMGNIRNEIGVFYMNQAAALQSERLVSKTVSTAEQQLWKKSFSCFEKGIHNFESIDDATNAALLLCNTGRLMRICAQAHCGAGDEFKREFSPEEGLYYNKAVDYYLKALRSLGTRDIHPAVWDSVNWELSTTYFTMATLQQDYAPLSRKAQEQIEKEVSEAMMKSLKYCDVDSVSARQPLCQYRAATIHHRLASMYHSCLRNQVGDEQLRKQHRVLADLHYSKAGKLFQLLKDAPCELLRVQLERVAFAEFQMTSQNSNVGKLKTLSGALDIMVRTKHAFQLIRKELVEEFEQPKSEETPPAADSSPSLNREEVTKLLSIFESRLSFLLLQSIKLLSSTKKKTSSILDEDIVLKTNKQVYSQLLRATANKNASLLERVDLLIHLLDQLARGGGSSAVVQ, from the exons TTTTGGGATGGCATACGACTTTATTGATTCAGTGGGAAACGATGTGGATGTTGTCTCTGACTCTGAA aacaTAAAAAAGCTTCTGAAGATTCCCTACAGCAAATCACACGTGAGCATGGCTGTGCACCGCATAGGAAGGACTCTCTTGTTAGACGAGTTAGATATCCAGGAACTCTTTATGAGATCATCTCAG ACTGGTGATTGGACATGGTTAAAAGAGTTTTATCAAAGACTTATTGAtcagaaatggcagaggaagaaaaaaagcaaagaacactGGTATCAGAAGGCTATTCTTTCGAAGTTTTTGTATTACAG TATCAATGGTGATGGAGCTGCTCAGCCTGTCCCGTCTGCCACAGAACAGCAGGAGTCGTCCAGCTCTGATCAGACCAATGATTCAGATGGGGCTTCATGGCCTGCCCCCTTTGAAATGCCTTCTTCAGTCTCTGAAGATCCCAGTGCTTCCAGTCAG GGAAGTGAGCCTCTTGAACCCTCATACATAGTGGGGCATGTGGCCTCAGCGCCTAAAGAACAAAACCTGACTCCTTTATTCAATGACGGGGAGAACAGTCAG ggtcttaaaaatgattttgttcGGAATATTTTGTGGACGTTTGAAGACATACACATGTTAGTTGGCTCCAACATGCCTATCTTTGGAGGCGGCCGATATCCAGCAGTCAGCTTACGTCTCAG GGATAACAACAAACCAATTAATGTGCTTACTGGAATTGACTATTGGTTGGACAACCTGATATGCAACGTGCCAGAGCTTGTCATGtgttttcatgtaaatggaattgtaCAG aaGTATGAAATGATAAAGACAGAAGAAattcccaatttggaaaactctaatTTTTCTACTAAAGTCATAAAAGACATTgcacaaaatattttatcatttttaaaatctaattgtaCCAAGGAAGGACATACCTATTGGCTATTTAAAG cAAGTGGCAGTGATATAGTGAAGCTCTACGATCTCACTACTCTTtgtgaagaaactgaagacaaataCCAAAATCCATTCACAATGCCAGTGGCTATTCTTTTATATAA GGTTGCTTGCAACATGATGATGAAGAAGAATCAAAATAAGAAACACTACGGGACAGTTCGAACCCTGCTTCTGAATTGTGTTAAATTGCTGGACAAAAGCAGACATCCTCAA atTATTGCTTCAGCCAATTACATGCTTTCAGAACTTTTTCAATTGGATGAacctaaaaaagaagaaagttcagAATCTCCATTAAATGAGAATTCTGATGAAAGTTAcagtgaagaggaggaggagatgccAGACAGCGATGAAAACGGGTCATACAGCACTAGCTCTGACCCATCGGACGATAACAAAGCAGTAGCTATAATTAAGTCTGTTGGAGAGCTGTCCgttccagaaaaatacaaatccatTCATCAAATCAGG CCCAGTTGTGCGTTTCCGGTTTGTCATGACACAGAAGAGCGCTGTAGGCTTGTGCTGAGCTACGTTCTGGAG ggtttaaAGTCTGTGGACAGCAGcatcaaaaaagaaagtgatCTCCCTGCCGCTGACCCCAACACCCCAATCCCATTAAAATATGAGGATGAATCCACAAGAGGGGGTCCTGAGGGTCTAGAGAAGCAGATGGCCTTGTTTTTGGACAAAA TGGGCTCCCTTCAGAAGGGTAATTATTCCAGTCAATCTGGAATGATCCCTGGTTCTTGGCAACATAAAATGAAGCTGCAGCTGATTCTCAAGTCATCAAAGGCCTATTACGTCTTGTCTGATGCAGCCATGAGTCTTCAGAAATACGGAAGAGCATTACGATACATTAAATTAGCTTTGCAGAGCCATG ATACTTACTGCTGCCTCTGCACCAATATGCTTTCTGAAGTGCTGCTGTTTCTTTCTCAGTATTTGACGCTCTGCGGTGATATCCAGCTAATGCTGGCCCAGAACGCAAGCAACAGGGCGGCACACCTTGAGGAGTTCAATTACCAAACGAAGGAGGACCAGGAGATCCTGCACAGCCTCCACAGGGAGTCCAGCTGCCAGG gattTGCATGGGCCACTGATTTGTCTACAGACTTAGAAAGTCAACTTTCAGTTAGTTGTAAATGTTATGAGGCCGCTAATGAAATCTTGCAGTTTAGTGACTTAAAAagtcaaaatccagaacactaTGTACAAGTACTGAAGAGAATGGGTAACATTAGAAATGAAATCGGTGTCTTTTACATGAATCAGGCTGCTGCGTTGCAGAGTGAGAGACTAG tgagcAAAACTGTGTCCACTGCAGAGCAACAGTTGTGGAAAAAAAGCTTTTCTTGTTTTGAAAAGGGAATTCACAACTTTGAGTCAATCGACGACGCCACAAATGCGGCCCTTTTATTATGTAACACGGGGCGACTCATGCGGATTTGTGCACAGGCGCACTGTGGCGCAGGTGATGAATTTAAACGCGAATTTTCACCGGAAGAAGGCTTGTATTACAATAAG GCTGTTGATTACTACCTGAAAGCTCTAAGGTCCTTGGGAACACGGGACATACACCCAGCCGTCTGGGACTCAGTGAATTGGGAACTGTCCACTACTTATTTTACGATGGCAACTCTACAGCAAGATTATGCTCCATTATCTAGAAAAGCTCAAGAGCAG attgAAAAAGAAGTCAGCGAGGCGATGATGAAGTCCCTGAAATACTGCGACGTGGACTCGGTGTCTGCCCGACAGCCCCTCTGTCAGTACCGAGCTGCAACCATCCATCACAGGTTGGCGTCCATGTACCACAGCTGCCTGCGGAACCAG GTTGGTGATGAGCAGCTTAGGAAGCAGCACCGGGTGCTGGCAGACCTTCATTACAGCAAAGCTGGAAAGCTTTTTCAGCTTCTGAAAGACGCTCCGTGTGAACTCCTTAGAGTACAGTTAGAAAGAGTAGCCTTTGCAGAATTTCAGATGACCA GTCAGAATAGCAATGTTGGGAAATTAAAAACGCTATCTGGGGCCCTTGATATAATGGTGAGAACTAAGCATGCGTTCCAGCTTATCAGAAAGGAGCTTGTGGAGGAATTTGAACag CCTAAGAGTGAAGAGACCCCTCCAGCCGCTGATTCTTCACCTAGTCTTAATCGAGAAGAAGTGACAAAACTGCTCAGTATATTTGAATCTCGCTTGTCATTCCTTCTCCTTCAGTCCATCAAGCTGCTATCTTCAACTAAGAAGAAAACAAG TAGTATCCTTGATGAAGACATAGTCCTTAAAACCAACAAGCAGGTTTACTCCCAGCTCCTGAGAGCCACTGCGAACAAAAACGCCTCTCTCTTGGAAAGAGTCGACCTCCTCATCCATCTGCTGGACCAGCTGGCTCGCGGCGGAGGCAGCAGCGCCGTCGTCCAGTGA
- the EDRF1 gene encoding erythroid differentiation-related factor 1 isoform X3 yields the protein MADSKEAGAEAPPAGAAARGGLSLLSQGESEEPSAQGSALFLGGNEVKSRAVVKYSSAPPRTAFARLEEKTDLKLPPANWLRESAKLGPAGTTILGNSRKSKPFSSFGMAYDFIDSVGNDVDVVSDSENIKKLLKIPYSKSHVSMAVHRIGRTLLLDELDIQELFMRSSQTGDWTWLKEFYQRLIDQKWQRKKKSKEHWYQKAILSKFLYYSINGDGAAQPVPSATEQQESSSSDQTNDSDGASWPAPFEMPSSVSEDPSASSQGLKNDFVRNILWTFEDIHMLVGSNMPIFGGGRYPAVSLRLRDNNKPINVLTGIDYWLDNLICNVPELVMCFHVNGIVQKYEMIKTEEIPNLENSNFSTKVIKDIAQNILSFLKSNCTKEGHTYWLFKASGSDIVKLYDLTTLCEETEDKYQNPFTMPVAILLYKVACNMMMKKNQNKKHYGTVRTLLLNCVKLLDKSRHPQIIASANYMLSELFQLDEPKKEESSESPLNENSDESYSEEEEEMPDSDENGSYSTSSDPSDDNKAVAIIKSVGELSVPEKYKSIHQIRPSCAFPVCHDTEERCRLVLSYVLEGLKSVDSSIKKESDLPAADPNTPIPLKYEDESTRGGPEGLEKQMALFLDKMGSLQKGNYSSQSGMIPGSWQHKMKLQLILKSSKAYYVLSDAAMSLQKYGRALRYIKLALQSHDTYCCLCTNMLSEVLLFLSQYLTLCGDIQLMLAQNASNRAAHLEEFNYQTKEDQEILHSLHRESSCQGFAWATDLSTDLESQLSVSCKCYEAANEILQFSDLKSQNPEHYVQVLKRMGNIRNEIGVFYMNQAAALQSERLVSKTVSTAEQQLWKKSFSCFEKGIHNFESIDDATNAALLLCNTGRLMRICAQAHCGAGDEFKREFSPEEGLYYNKAVDYYLKALRSLGTRDIHPAVWDSVNWELSTTYFTMATLQQDYAPLSRKAQEQIEKEVSEAMMKSLKYCDVDSVSARQPLCQYRAATIHHRLASMYHSCLRNQVGDEQLRKQHRVLADLHYSKAGKLFQLLKDAPCELLRVQLERVAFAEFQMTSQNSNVGKLKTLSGALDIMVRTKHAFQLIRKELVEEFEQPKSEETPPAADSSPSLNREEVTKLLSIFESRLSFLLLQSIKLLSSTKKKTSSILDEDIVLKTNKQVYSQLLRATANKNASLLERVDLLIHLLDQLARGGGSSAVVQ from the exons TTTTGGGATGGCATACGACTTTATTGATTCAGTGGGAAACGATGTGGATGTTGTCTCTGACTCTGAA aacaTAAAAAAGCTTCTGAAGATTCCCTACAGCAAATCACACGTGAGCATGGCTGTGCACCGCATAGGAAGGACTCTCTTGTTAGACGAGTTAGATATCCAGGAACTCTTTATGAGATCATCTCAG ACTGGTGATTGGACATGGTTAAAAGAGTTTTATCAAAGACTTATTGAtcagaaatggcagaggaagaaaaaaagcaaagaacactGGTATCAGAAGGCTATTCTTTCGAAGTTTTTGTATTACAG TATCAATGGTGATGGAGCTGCTCAGCCTGTCCCGTCTGCCACAGAACAGCAGGAGTCGTCCAGCTCTGATCAGACCAATGATTCAGATGGGGCTTCATGGCCTGCCCCCTTTGAAATGCCTTCTTCAGTCTCTGAAGATCCCAGTGCTTCCAGTCAG ggtcttaaaaatgattttgttcGGAATATTTTGTGGACGTTTGAAGACATACACATGTTAGTTGGCTCCAACATGCCTATCTTTGGAGGCGGCCGATATCCAGCAGTCAGCTTACGTCTCAG GGATAACAACAAACCAATTAATGTGCTTACTGGAATTGACTATTGGTTGGACAACCTGATATGCAACGTGCCAGAGCTTGTCATGtgttttcatgtaaatggaattgtaCAG aaGTATGAAATGATAAAGACAGAAGAAattcccaatttggaaaactctaatTTTTCTACTAAAGTCATAAAAGACATTgcacaaaatattttatcatttttaaaatctaattgtaCCAAGGAAGGACATACCTATTGGCTATTTAAAG cAAGTGGCAGTGATATAGTGAAGCTCTACGATCTCACTACTCTTtgtgaagaaactgaagacaaataCCAAAATCCATTCACAATGCCAGTGGCTATTCTTTTATATAA GGTTGCTTGCAACATGATGATGAAGAAGAATCAAAATAAGAAACACTACGGGACAGTTCGAACCCTGCTTCTGAATTGTGTTAAATTGCTGGACAAAAGCAGACATCCTCAA atTATTGCTTCAGCCAATTACATGCTTTCAGAACTTTTTCAATTGGATGAacctaaaaaagaagaaagttcagAATCTCCATTAAATGAGAATTCTGATGAAAGTTAcagtgaagaggaggaggagatgccAGACAGCGATGAAAACGGGTCATACAGCACTAGCTCTGACCCATCGGACGATAACAAAGCAGTAGCTATAATTAAGTCTGTTGGAGAGCTGTCCgttccagaaaaatacaaatccatTCATCAAATCAGG CCCAGTTGTGCGTTTCCGGTTTGTCATGACACAGAAGAGCGCTGTAGGCTTGTGCTGAGCTACGTTCTGGAG ggtttaaAGTCTGTGGACAGCAGcatcaaaaaagaaagtgatCTCCCTGCCGCTGACCCCAACACCCCAATCCCATTAAAATATGAGGATGAATCCACAAGAGGGGGTCCTGAGGGTCTAGAGAAGCAGATGGCCTTGTTTTTGGACAAAA TGGGCTCCCTTCAGAAGGGTAATTATTCCAGTCAATCTGGAATGATCCCTGGTTCTTGGCAACATAAAATGAAGCTGCAGCTGATTCTCAAGTCATCAAAGGCCTATTACGTCTTGTCTGATGCAGCCATGAGTCTTCAGAAATACGGAAGAGCATTACGATACATTAAATTAGCTTTGCAGAGCCATG ATACTTACTGCTGCCTCTGCACCAATATGCTTTCTGAAGTGCTGCTGTTTCTTTCTCAGTATTTGACGCTCTGCGGTGATATCCAGCTAATGCTGGCCCAGAACGCAAGCAACAGGGCGGCACACCTTGAGGAGTTCAATTACCAAACGAAGGAGGACCAGGAGATCCTGCACAGCCTCCACAGGGAGTCCAGCTGCCAGG gattTGCATGGGCCACTGATTTGTCTACAGACTTAGAAAGTCAACTTTCAGTTAGTTGTAAATGTTATGAGGCCGCTAATGAAATCTTGCAGTTTAGTGACTTAAAAagtcaaaatccagaacactaTGTACAAGTACTGAAGAGAATGGGTAACATTAGAAATGAAATCGGTGTCTTTTACATGAATCAGGCTGCTGCGTTGCAGAGTGAGAGACTAG tgagcAAAACTGTGTCCACTGCAGAGCAACAGTTGTGGAAAAAAAGCTTTTCTTGTTTTGAAAAGGGAATTCACAACTTTGAGTCAATCGACGACGCCACAAATGCGGCCCTTTTATTATGTAACACGGGGCGACTCATGCGGATTTGTGCACAGGCGCACTGTGGCGCAGGTGATGAATTTAAACGCGAATTTTCACCGGAAGAAGGCTTGTATTACAATAAG GCTGTTGATTACTACCTGAAAGCTCTAAGGTCCTTGGGAACACGGGACATACACCCAGCCGTCTGGGACTCAGTGAATTGGGAACTGTCCACTACTTATTTTACGATGGCAACTCTACAGCAAGATTATGCTCCATTATCTAGAAAAGCTCAAGAGCAG attgAAAAAGAAGTCAGCGAGGCGATGATGAAGTCCCTGAAATACTGCGACGTGGACTCGGTGTCTGCCCGACAGCCCCTCTGTCAGTACCGAGCTGCAACCATCCATCACAGGTTGGCGTCCATGTACCACAGCTGCCTGCGGAACCAG GTTGGTGATGAGCAGCTTAGGAAGCAGCACCGGGTGCTGGCAGACCTTCATTACAGCAAAGCTGGAAAGCTTTTTCAGCTTCTGAAAGACGCTCCGTGTGAACTCCTTAGAGTACAGTTAGAAAGAGTAGCCTTTGCAGAATTTCAGATGACCA GTCAGAATAGCAATGTTGGGAAATTAAAAACGCTATCTGGGGCCCTTGATATAATGGTGAGAACTAAGCATGCGTTCCAGCTTATCAGAAAGGAGCTTGTGGAGGAATTTGAACag CCTAAGAGTGAAGAGACCCCTCCAGCCGCTGATTCTTCACCTAGTCTTAATCGAGAAGAAGTGACAAAACTGCTCAGTATATTTGAATCTCGCTTGTCATTCCTTCTCCTTCAGTCCATCAAGCTGCTATCTTCAACTAAGAAGAAAACAAG TAGTATCCTTGATGAAGACATAGTCCTTAAAACCAACAAGCAGGTTTACTCCCAGCTCCTGAGAGCCACTGCGAACAAAAACGCCTCTCTCTTGGAAAGAGTCGACCTCCTCATCCATCTGCTGGACCAGCTGGCTCGCGGCGGAGGCAGCAGCGCCGTCGTCCAGTGA